In Treponema vincentii, a single window of DNA contains:
- a CDS encoding RnfABCDGE type electron transport complex subunit D, with protein MADTDKNEIYLSPAPHIASPVTTRKLMIHVLIALAPLALYGIYLYGVPALIRIIVSVGVAVGAEAAFRKAMGKDIRIKDCSAAVTGLLLALVLPPLIPIWIVVVSAIFAIVVAKEFFGGLGANPFNPALVGRAFAFVSFSRLMTSWVAPHHGFDAVSTATPLSYLKMSEGGISTAAAIAEKMGLSSSSDVYLKLFLGDHGGCIGESSAVLILIGFVYLLVTHVIEWQIPVSMVLTAVAVTALAGIDPLLTLLSGGLLFGAVFMATDYATSPVTFKGQIIFGAGCGLITALMRLFAGMPEGVMYSILIMNSVVTFLNKLIQKKYGYVKPVKVAKPAKEGAK; from the coding sequence ATGGCTGATACAGATAAGAACGAAATTTATCTTTCCCCCGCGCCTCATATCGCGAGCCCCGTAACCACCAGAAAATTGATGATACACGTACTGATTGCGCTTGCTCCGCTTGCGCTGTACGGTATTTATCTGTATGGAGTTCCGGCGCTCATCCGTATTATTGTTTCCGTAGGCGTTGCAGTCGGTGCCGAAGCCGCATTTCGAAAAGCGATGGGTAAGGACATCCGCATAAAGGATTGTTCTGCTGCCGTAACCGGTTTGCTGTTGGCGCTTGTTTTGCCGCCGCTTATTCCGATCTGGATTGTGGTGGTTTCCGCAATTTTTGCCATCGTCGTAGCAAAAGAATTTTTCGGCGGACTCGGCGCCAATCCTTTTAACCCGGCGCTGGTAGGTCGCGCCTTTGCGTTTGTCAGTTTTTCACGCTTGATGACTTCGTGGGTTGCTCCTCATCACGGCTTTGACGCGGTGAGTACGGCGACGCCGCTTTCGTACCTTAAAATGTCGGAAGGTGGGATTTCCACCGCAGCCGCAATCGCGGAGAAGATGGGCTTATCTTCCTCAAGCGATGTATATCTTAAACTCTTTTTAGGCGATCACGGAGGCTGTATCGGTGAATCAAGTGCGGTGCTCATCCTCATCGGTTTTGTCTACTTGCTGGTTACCCATGTTATTGAATGGCAGATTCCCGTTTCTATGGTGCTAACAGCTGTAGCGGTAACCGCGCTTGCGGGTATCGATCCGCTGCTCACGCTGCTAAGCGGCGGTTTGCTGTTCGGCGCCGTCTTTATGGCTACCGACTATGCAACCTCTCCCGTAACCTTTAAAGGACAGATCATTTTCGGCGCGGGCTGCGGCTTAATTACCGCTTTGATGCGGCTCTTTGCCGGAATGCCGGAAGGCGTTATGTACAGCATTTTGATTATGAATTCGGTTGTTACGTTCTTAAATAAACTGATTCAAAAGAAATACGGATATGTGAAGCCCGTTAAGGTTGCAAAACCGGCCAAGGAGGGCGCAAAATGA
- the rsxE gene encoding electron transport complex subunit RsxE — MKEYVRIFTNGLVKENPLIMLMIGLCSALAITTSVANGIGMGLAMTFVIVLSEMIISMFRKFIPNDIRIPIFIIVIASFTTIVDLLMQAFLPELSESMGIFIKLIVVNCIIMGRVESFASKESPLKAMADALGMGMGFTWVLVVMSAIRELLGTGTVLGVRLLPDDYLIKFFANSPGGFFVFGVMIALTYLVQDQRKQRKIRKAAALKEAALKEAAALREAELAKEAALKAEAAQKEAALKAEAEKQAAAPATQSEAGAEPAAVAAPAKEGTENGTV; from the coding sequence ATGAAAGAGTATGTACGTATTTTTACAAACGGGTTGGTGAAAGAAAATCCCCTCATCATGCTGATGATTGGACTTTGTTCCGCGCTCGCCATTACCACTTCCGTTGCAAACGGTATTGGAATGGGGCTCGCAATGACTTTCGTTATTGTGTTGAGCGAGATGATTATCAGTATGTTCCGAAAGTTTATTCCGAATGATATCCGCATTCCTATCTTTATTATTGTTATCGCATCGTTTACCACTATCGTAGACCTTTTGATGCAGGCGTTTTTACCGGAGCTCTCCGAATCGATGGGTATTTTTATTAAACTCATCGTTGTAAACTGTATCATTATGGGACGTGTCGAATCGTTTGCTTCAAAGGAATCTCCTTTAAAAGCGATGGCGGATGCATTGGGCATGGGGATGGGTTTTACGTGGGTGCTGGTCGTTATGTCTGCCATCCGTGAGCTTTTGGGTACCGGTACCGTGCTCGGTGTGCGCTTGTTGCCGGATGACTACCTTATTAAGTTCTTTGCAAACTCTCCCGGCGGCTTTTTTGTATTCGGTGTGATGATTGCCTTAACGTATTTGGTACAAGATCAGCGGAAGCAGCGGAAAATACGGAAAGCAGCCGCGTTAAAAGAAGCGGCGCTGAAAGAGGCTGCCGCATTACGGGAAGCTGAGCTGGCGAAAGAAGCTGCGCTCAAGGCGGAGGCTGCACAAAAAGAAGCCGCGTTAAAGGCTGAAGCGGAAAAACAAGCCGCCGCACCTGCGACCCAATCTGAGGCTGGTGCCGAACCCGCGGCCGTTGCAGCGCCTGCAAAGGAGGGAACTGAAAATGGAACTGTTTAA
- the rsxC gene encoding electron transport complex subunit RsxC: MSTKSFKGGCHPPERKAISAESEVLAVMPSTKMVWIPVTQGGAPNTPLVKVGDTVVRGQKIAETDKFMSAPVHASISGTVKKIEPHLVTGNTDALCIAIQASEEPSEAFMEPLDPFTCTKEDAIKRIREAGITGMGGASFPVHVKLSPPKDAKIDYILGNAAECEPYLCTDAATMYHSAETIIDGMAIIMHITGADKGIIALEDNKTHLVPVFEKAIAKIKANPVGPGAYDISVELCKTKYPQGGEKNLTSAVVGREIPSGGLPFQIGCIVQNVGTMKAISDAFRKGIPLIDRPLTLSGGACENPVNVIAPIGTCIGDLIPDVIRLKPGVTKIISGGSMMGFAMKNADFPVQKNTSGVLFLTREEVNLDEESPCIGCGKCVTHCSCQLSPVLMIRALKANKLDEAVRCGLMDCVECGICSYVCPARIKLVQRFKVGKQLLREAKQKEAAKAAAAQGGK, from the coding sequence ATGAGTACTAAATCATTTAAAGGGGGGTGTCATCCTCCCGAGCGGAAAGCGATTTCCGCAGAATCCGAAGTCTTGGCTGTCATGCCGTCGACAAAGATGGTGTGGATTCCGGTTACCCAAGGCGGTGCTCCGAATACTCCGTTGGTAAAGGTTGGCGATACGGTTGTACGAGGTCAAAAAATAGCGGAAACGGACAAGTTTATGTCTGCGCCTGTACATGCCTCGATCTCCGGTACCGTAAAAAAAATAGAACCTCATCTCGTTACAGGTAATACGGACGCACTTTGTATCGCAATTCAAGCAAGCGAGGAACCTTCCGAAGCTTTTATGGAACCGCTTGATCCTTTTACCTGCACAAAAGAAGATGCCATTAAGCGTATCCGTGAGGCCGGCATCACCGGTATGGGGGGTGCTTCTTTCCCTGTGCATGTCAAATTGAGTCCTCCTAAAGATGCGAAAATCGATTACATTTTAGGCAATGCAGCGGAATGTGAGCCGTATCTGTGTACCGATGCCGCTACGATGTATCATTCCGCTGAAACGATTATAGACGGAATGGCGATTATCATGCACATCACCGGAGCCGACAAGGGAATTATTGCGCTTGAGGATAACAAAACGCACTTGGTTCCGGTGTTCGAAAAAGCGATTGCGAAGATAAAAGCAAACCCTGTCGGCCCGGGCGCCTACGACATTTCCGTTGAATTATGCAAAACAAAGTATCCGCAGGGCGGAGAAAAAAATCTGACTTCCGCAGTTGTCGGCAGAGAAATTCCTTCCGGCGGGCTTCCGTTCCAGATCGGCTGTATTGTTCAAAACGTCGGCACGATGAAAGCGATTTCCGATGCATTCCGTAAAGGTATCCCGCTTATAGATCGCCCGCTTACACTCTCGGGTGGCGCTTGCGAAAATCCTGTGAACGTAATTGCTCCGATCGGTACCTGCATCGGAGACCTCATCCCTGATGTCATCCGCTTAAAACCCGGTGTTACTAAAATCATTTCAGGCGGCTCGATGATGGGCTTTGCGATGAAAAACGCGGATTTCCCCGTACAGAAGAATACGTCCGGTGTTCTTTTCTTAACAAGGGAAGAAGTCAACCTTGATGAAGAAAGCCCCTGTATCGGATGTGGAAAATGCGTAACTCATTGCAGCTGCCAACTGTCTCCCGTTCTGATGATCCGCGCATTAAAAGCGAATAAGCTGGATGAAGCCGTTCGCTGCGGGTTGATGGACTGCGTTGAGTGCGGCATTTGTTCTTATGTGTGTCCGGCGCGTATAAAGCTCGTCCAACGGTTCAAGGTAGGAAAGCAGCTTTTACGTGAAGCAAAACAAAAAGAGGCCGCAAAAGCAGCCGCTGCGCAAGGAGGAAAATAG
- the accB gene encoding acetyl-CoA carboxylase biotin carboxyl carrier protein yields the protein MNEKFILNVFDKFEKSSAVLLHIKEGEAELTLKKEAAYQNTQAAVPYTLRTAPMQPIAGTDTNGYAAMGTGMQSLPANGGTASAAGTQGHANAMGATAGIPTTAAAVTPGTDANLVTVKSPIVGSFYRSPSPDAPAYVDKGSKVSKGQPLCILEAMKMMNTLECEYDGTVEEILAANGDLVEFDQPLFTIRI from the coding sequence ATGAACGAAAAATTTATTTTGAATGTCTTTGACAAGTTTGAAAAGAGCTCGGCTGTACTGCTCCATATAAAGGAAGGAGAAGCGGAGCTAACGCTTAAAAAAGAAGCTGCGTATCAGAATACACAGGCGGCCGTGCCGTATACACTGCGCACTGCGCCGATGCAGCCGATCGCCGGAACTGATACAAACGGATATGCAGCGATGGGCACCGGTATGCAAAGCCTTCCTGCAAACGGCGGAACAGCTTCTGCAGCAGGTACACAGGGGCACGCAAACGCAATGGGGGCAACAGCAGGTATACCGACTACAGCCGCGGCGGTTACCCCCGGCACTGACGCAAATCTCGTTACGGTGAAAAGCCCTATTGTCGGCTCATTCTACCGATCTCCGTCTCCTGATGCTCCCGCGTATGTAGACAAGGGATCCAAGGTTTCAAAGGGACAGCCGCTCTGCATCCTCGAAGCGATGAAGATGATGAACACCCTTGAGTGCGAATACGACGGTACTGTTGAAGAGATCCTTGCAGCAAATGGTGATTTGGTTGAGTTTGATCAGCCGCTCTTTACAATCAGGATTTAA
- the fabV gene encoding enoyl-ACP reductase FabV, which produces MSMKPMLRSNICLNAHPQGCKKAVEDQIAYTKKRAKSHPAGTAVPKNVLIVGCSGGYGLASRITAAFGYGATTIGVSYEKAGSEKKWGTPGWYNNLAVDTAAKEAGLVSVTIDGDAFSDAIKTQVIDEAKKLGIKFDLIIYSVASSVRTDPETGVTYRSALKPFGKPFTGKTLDPFTGALTEITAEPATDEEAFATVKVMGGEDWQRWIEKLGAANLLAQGCITVAYSYIEPEATQALYRKGTIGKAKEHLEATAHALNTKLAALKGQAFVSVNKGLVTRASAVIPVIPLYLASLFKVMKEKGTHEGCIEQINRLFDSRLYTTDGVIPTDSEHRIRIDDWELDESVQSAVAEIMATVTDETSRERTDVDEYRHDFLAINGFDIAGIDYDAEIDRFDRI; this is translated from the coding sequence ATGAGTATGAAACCAATGTTGAGGAGCAATATCTGTTTAAACGCGCATCCTCAAGGATGTAAAAAAGCAGTTGAAGATCAAATCGCGTATACAAAAAAGCGGGCAAAATCTCACCCGGCAGGAACCGCGGTACCGAAAAATGTGCTGATAGTCGGCTGTTCAGGTGGATACGGATTGGCGAGCCGCATTACGGCAGCTTTCGGGTACGGTGCGACAACCATCGGCGTATCGTATGAAAAAGCCGGTAGCGAAAAGAAGTGGGGAACACCCGGCTGGTATAACAACTTAGCCGTTGATACCGCGGCAAAAGAAGCAGGGCTGGTATCCGTTACCATCGACGGAGATGCGTTTTCCGATGCTATTAAAACACAGGTTATCGATGAAGCAAAAAAACTGGGTATAAAGTTCGACTTGATCATCTACAGCGTGGCAAGCTCCGTGCGTACCGATCCGGAGACCGGTGTTACTTATCGCTCGGCACTCAAGCCCTTCGGAAAGCCGTTTACCGGTAAAACCCTCGACCCGTTTACCGGTGCTTTGACGGAAATTACTGCGGAACCGGCAACCGACGAAGAAGCCTTCGCTACCGTAAAAGTTATGGGTGGTGAGGATTGGCAGCGTTGGATAGAAAAGCTCGGTGCCGCTAATCTATTGGCGCAAGGGTGCATTACGGTTGCGTATTCCTATATCGAGCCGGAAGCCACGCAAGCACTGTATCGCAAGGGAACCATCGGTAAGGCAAAGGAACACTTGGAAGCTACCGCCCATGCGCTGAACACAAAGCTTGCGGCCTTAAAAGGTCAGGCATTTGTGTCGGTCAACAAGGGTCTGGTAACCCGTGCAAGCGCCGTTATTCCGGTTATTCCGCTGTATTTGGCAAGTCTTTTCAAAGTGATGAAGGAAAAGGGCACGCACGAAGGCTGTATCGAGCAGATAAACCGTCTCTTTGACAGCCGCTTGTACACGACAGACGGTGTTATTCCGACGGACAGCGAACACCGTATCCGTATCGACGACTGGGAGTTAGACGAATCGGTACAGTCTGCCGTTGCAGAGATTATGGCAACCGTTACCGACGAGACCAGCCGCGAGCGTACCGATGTCGATGAATATCGGCATGACTTTTTGGCGATTAACGGATTTGATATTGCCGGTATCGATTACGATGCCGAGATTGACCGGTTCGACCGGATATAA
- a CDS encoding electron transport complex protein RnfA: MELFKIFLAAVFVKNIVFIRFLALCSFIGMTSDVKKSTGMGWAVLFVTVIATAATYPLYKLVLAPYHLGFLQTLLFILVIASLVQLVEFYLKKSAPALYSAMGVYLPLITTNCAILAVTLDVIAADYTFIQSMVYSIGVAISYMLAMVLFAGLRERIDIAPIPKYLKGTPILFIAAALLSLAFGGFAGMI; this comes from the coding sequence ATGGAACTGTTTAAGATTTTTCTCGCTGCGGTATTCGTTAAGAATATCGTTTTTATCCGCTTCCTTGCACTGTGTTCGTTTATCGGTATGACCTCCGATGTGAAAAAATCCACCGGTATGGGATGGGCGGTTCTCTTTGTTACGGTTATCGCAACGGCTGCAACGTATCCGCTCTATAAATTGGTTCTTGCTCCATATCATCTCGGCTTTTTGCAGACACTGCTCTTTATCTTGGTTATTGCGAGTTTGGTTCAGTTGGTCGAGTTCTACTTAAAGAAGTCGGCGCCTGCTCTGTATTCGGCGATGGGGGTGTACTTACCGCTGATTACCACGAACTGTGCCATTCTTGCGGTTACGCTCGATGTTATCGCTGCCGACTATACCTTTATTCAGTCGATGGTATACTCAATCGGTGTCGCAATCAGCTATATGTTGGCGATGGTTTTGTTTGCCGGTTTGCGCGAGCGTATCGACATTGCCCCGATACCTAAGTACCTCAAAGGTACTCCTATCCTGTTTATCGCTGCCGCCCTGTTATCGTTGGCATTCGGCGGTTTTGCAGGCATGATTTAG
- a CDS encoding RnfABCDGE type electron transport complex subunit B, producing the protein MQIIILTLIVSLILSLAIGFLLGFFKKLFYVAPDETVAKIREVLPGANCGACGFPGCDGFAAAVASGNAPVNGCSVGAGPVAAKVGAIMGVSANADAKVAVLLCQGSHDVCKEKADYVGVKTCRAAKISVNGLRECDWGCIGLGDCEMACPFDAIHVEADGIPHVDYEKCTGCAVCVAACPQHILTTVPTSRKGSIALCSCRNPKKAVIMKNCKRGCIKCMKCEKNCPTGAIKVINGIPEVNYELCDSCGICIKGCPTKVLALVEDKIAVLSPCSACEAC; encoded by the coding sequence ATGCAAATAATTATTTTAACGCTTATCGTTTCGCTGATTTTATCGTTAGCGATAGGCTTTTTATTAGGCTTTTTTAAAAAGCTGTTTTATGTAGCACCTGATGAAACGGTTGCGAAAATCCGTGAGGTGCTTCCCGGTGCAAACTGCGGTGCGTGCGGTTTTCCGGGCTGTGACGGTTTTGCGGCTGCGGTTGCAAGCGGCAATGCGCCGGTAAACGGCTGTTCCGTCGGTGCCGGTCCCGTTGCGGCGAAAGTCGGTGCGATTATGGGCGTTTCGGCAAATGCCGATGCAAAAGTCGCAGTTCTGCTTTGCCAAGGTTCGCACGATGTCTGCAAAGAAAAGGCGGATTATGTCGGCGTTAAAACATGTCGCGCCGCAAAGATTTCAGTCAACGGACTGCGGGAATGCGATTGGGGCTGTATCGGCCTCGGCGACTGCGAAATGGCCTGTCCGTTTGATGCCATCCATGTTGAAGCGGACGGTATTCCTCATGTCGATTATGAAAAATGTACCGGCTGCGCAGTATGTGTTGCGGCCTGTCCTCAGCATATTTTGACCACGGTACCTACCTCGCGGAAAGGTTCCATTGCGCTTTGTTCATGCAGAAATCCGAAAAAAGCAGTTATCATGAAAAACTGCAAGCGCGGCTGTATCAAGTGTATGAAGTGCGAAAAGAACTGCCCAACCGGTGCGATCAAAGTTATTAACGGTATTCCGGAAGTGAATTACGAGCTCTGCGATTCCTGCGGTATCTGTATAAAGGGCTGCCCGACAAAGGTGCTCGCTTTAGTAGAAGATAAGATTGCAGTGCTGTCGCCCTGCAGCGCGTGCGAAGCGTGTTAA
- a CDS encoding acetyl-CoA carboxylase carboxyltransferase subunit alpha, producing the protein MDKGNEQLTDQSEILSSLRDIADKYGLDITKELKTINEKLQASSAISQVWRKIELARNNDRPRALDYIDMVFDSFIELHGDRCFGDDPALIGGIAFINGIPVTVIGNQKGRNLRETIDRNGGMANPEGYRKALRLIKQAEKFHRPIITFVDTQGAYPGLGSEERGIAEAIAVNLRELSRVKTPVICFVIGEGGSGGALGIGVGDKVYMLENAIFSVISPEGCASILLRDSSKAKDAAAMLKITSREVLGLKLINGVIEEPVDGAHTDPQKAADKIRAQILHDLADLCKRDPKVLVRYRRKKIHAIGLYSE; encoded by the coding sequence ATGGATAAAGGAAACGAACAACTGACCGACCAAAGCGAAATCCTGTCGAGTTTGCGTGATATTGCCGACAAATACGGGCTCGACATCACCAAAGAACTCAAAACAATAAATGAAAAGCTGCAAGCAAGCTCTGCAATTTCCCAAGTATGGAGGAAGATCGAGCTTGCACGGAATAACGATCGACCGCGTGCCCTCGACTATATCGATATGGTCTTTGATAGCTTTATCGAACTGCACGGCGACCGCTGCTTCGGCGACGATCCTGCACTGATAGGTGGTATCGCCTTTATCAACGGAATACCGGTAACGGTTATCGGCAACCAGAAAGGGCGGAACTTGCGGGAAACCATCGACCGGAACGGCGGCATGGCGAATCCCGAAGGTTACCGCAAAGCACTCAGGCTCATCAAACAGGCGGAAAAATTCCACCGCCCGATTATTACCTTTGTTGACACACAAGGCGCCTATCCCGGACTTGGTTCGGAGGAGCGCGGTATCGCCGAAGCTATCGCGGTAAACTTACGTGAGTTGAGTCGCGTCAAGACGCCTGTTATCTGCTTTGTCATTGGGGAAGGTGGTTCAGGTGGTGCGCTCGGTATCGGAGTCGGTGATAAGGTGTACATGCTGGAAAATGCAATTTTCTCGGTTATCTCGCCGGAAGGCTGTGCGTCTATCTTATTGCGAGACTCAAGCAAGGCGAAGGATGCCGCCGCAATGCTGAAAATTACCAGCCGTGAGGTACTCGGGCTTAAACTGATTAACGGGGTTATTGAAGAGCCGGTAGACGGTGCTCATACCGATCCGCAAAAAGCAGCGGATAAAATACGCGCGCAAATTCTGCATGACTTAGCCGATCTCTGCAAACGTGATCCCAAAGTCTTGGTACGGTATCGCCGCAAAAAGATACACGCCATCGGTCTTTACTCGGAGTAA
- a CDS encoding methyl-accepting chemotaxis protein has product MKKRFSIRYKLILIFGILIAAAGITEGLLATKIARTAVSEKIEAHLTDKATDVAEIIDGRLTSFIQFLEGIARMPMFRDETLSYREKTAFLKREVAYNDVLRDAAITDMDGNLYSLDGRKIAASDRNWVQAGMQGKSFITEPYFSRTNDQMIITFSVPIYDNNHQIVGVLGAAAQAEWLSDTISDIIVGESGSCYIIGLTGITIADTDIEIVKSQGSSIERAKTDPAYSTIASFEQRAMTEKEPSTGFFYWENEPEIASFAKIKTTGWTVIISAPYNEFMGTVSTLRRSLYTLGVIILVVALTIVYFVARTMVKPVQTAVNALKNIAQGEGDLTVRLPLIGNDEVTDLSVYFNETIAKISASIQAVGANSAAMEEIGNELASNMTETASAVNEISANIEGVKQQTMTQAASVTETAATVEEIVRTIKQLNIGIETQAASVAQSSSSVEEMVANIASIGQTLGRTDEAIKSLTLATGDGKATLVNSNTVTQKIAEESGSLLEASSVIQHIASQTNLLAMNAAIEAAHAGEAGKGFAVVADEIRKLAEDSATQGKTITATLKTLSGEIAMLSASSKTVEEKFNAIFMLAEQVKDMSARLTESMREQENGSKEVLIAIKNINMVTTEVQAGSDEMLKGGESVAEEMSKLDDLTRIITDSMNEMAAGAVQINNAVQEVSEITQKNKRSIENLAAEVSKFKTN; this is encoded by the coding sequence ATGAAAAAACGGTTTTCAATTCGTTATAAGCTTATTCTGATTTTCGGTATATTAATCGCAGCGGCGGGGATTACTGAAGGCCTTTTAGCAACTAAAATTGCTCGTACGGCAGTAAGTGAAAAAATTGAGGCACATCTTACCGATAAAGCAACCGACGTAGCGGAGATTATTGACGGGCGCCTTACGTCTTTCATTCAATTTCTTGAAGGAATTGCGCGGATGCCGATGTTTAGAGATGAAACGTTGTCCTACCGCGAAAAAACCGCATTTTTAAAAAGAGAAGTTGCCTACAATGATGTACTGCGCGATGCCGCCATTACCGATATGGATGGAAATTTATATTCCCTCGACGGTCGAAAAATCGCAGCGAGCGACAGGAATTGGGTGCAAGCCGGTATGCAGGGAAAATCTTTTATAACCGAACCGTATTTTTCACGCACGAACGATCAAATGATCATTACCTTTTCGGTTCCTATTTATGATAATAATCATCAGATAGTTGGAGTGCTTGGGGCGGCGGCGCAGGCCGAATGGCTCTCCGACACTATCAGTGATATTATTGTTGGGGAATCGGGGAGTTGCTACATCATCGGCCTTACCGGCATTACTATTGCCGATACCGATATTGAAATTGTAAAAAGCCAAGGCAGCAGTATCGAACGAGCTAAAACGGATCCTGCATATTCTACCATTGCCTCTTTCGAACAGCGAGCCATGACGGAGAAAGAACCCTCTACCGGATTTTTTTATTGGGAGAACGAACCGGAAATCGCATCTTTTGCAAAGATAAAGACAACCGGATGGACGGTAATTATATCGGCGCCGTATAATGAATTTATGGGAACGGTCAGCACACTGCGCCGGTCATTATATACGCTTGGCGTTATCATTTTAGTTGTTGCGCTTACGATTGTTTATTTTGTCGCCCGCACAATGGTTAAGCCGGTACAGACCGCTGTCAATGCTCTAAAAAATATTGCCCAAGGAGAGGGAGACCTAACGGTGCGGTTGCCGTTAATCGGTAATGATGAAGTAACGGATTTATCTGTATACTTTAACGAAACAATCGCAAAAATCAGTGCTTCGATACAAGCGGTCGGTGCAAACAGTGCTGCAATGGAAGAAATTGGAAATGAACTTGCCTCCAACATGACCGAAACGGCGAGTGCCGTAAATGAAATCAGTGCAAATATCGAAGGAGTAAAGCAGCAGACAATGACTCAGGCGGCAAGCGTTACCGAAACTGCTGCAACTGTCGAAGAAATTGTCCGTACTATTAAGCAGTTAAATATCGGTATCGAAACCCAGGCAGCGAGTGTCGCGCAATCCTCATCATCCGTAGAAGAGATGGTTGCCAACATTGCCTCCATCGGGCAAACGCTCGGTAGAACCGACGAGGCAATCAAGAGTCTTACCCTGGCAACCGGCGACGGCAAAGCAACACTCGTAAATTCCAATACTGTAACACAGAAGATTGCCGAAGAATCCGGTTCGCTTCTGGAAGCGTCGAGCGTCATTCAGCATATTGCATCTCAGACAAATCTATTGGCGATGAATGCCGCGATCGAGGCTGCTCATGCGGGAGAAGCCGGCAAGGGATTTGCCGTCGTTGCGGACGAAATCCGTAAGCTCGCCGAAGATTCTGCAACGCAAGGAAAGACGATCACTGCAACGCTCAAGACCCTCTCCGGCGAAATCGCAATGCTTTCTGCCTCTTCCAAAACGGTAGAAGAAAAGTTCAACGCAATCTTTATGCTTGCAGAACAAGTTAAGGATATGAGCGCCCGTCTAACCGAATCAATGAGGGAACAAGAAAACGGTAGCAAAGAAGTACTAATCGCCATTAAGAATATCAATATGGTAACAACGGAAGTACAGGCAGGGTCTGACGAAATGCTGAAGGGCGGAGAGAGTGTTGCGGAGGAAATGAGCAAGCTCGATGACCTCACCCGTATCATTACCGATAGTATGAACGAAATGGCAGCGGGCGCAGTGCAGATTAACAATGCCGTGCAGGAAGTAAGTGAAATTACGCAAAAGAATAAGCGGAGTATTGAAAATCTGGCGGCGGAGGTGAGTAAGTTTAAAACCAATTAG
- a CDS encoding FMN-binding protein: MKQMMKLSVTLALYTVVACLALAAVNMLTSPRILAAKEAKTKLALQAIFPDADSFRPVTEGMPKSVDKIAFGDTYLAFNGDKPVGIIVTVSGHTYDQATILIGIDTEEKLRMIQFLSLTDSPGIGTKAKDEPFIGQFRNKPTTDAFALGSDVQAIAGATITSTAVTRMVKIAVDAASSYMSSQGLGGSGSGN, from the coding sequence ATGAAACAGATGATGAAATTATCCGTTACGTTGGCGCTGTATACCGTTGTAGCATGTCTTGCGCTTGCGGCGGTTAATATGCTGACCTCTCCCCGTATCCTCGCGGCAAAAGAGGCCAAAACAAAGTTGGCGCTTCAAGCAATTTTCCCCGATGCGGATTCATTCCGTCCCGTTACCGAAGGAATGCCGAAATCGGTTGATAAAATCGCGTTCGGCGATACCTACCTTGCCTTCAACGGAGATAAACCTGTCGGAATTATCGTAACGGTCAGCGGTCATACGTATGATCAGGCGACTATCCTTATCGGTATCGATACGGAAGAAAAACTAAGGATGATTCAGTTTTTATCTTTAACCGACTCACCCGGTATCGGAACAAAGGCGAAGGACGAACCGTTCATCGGGCAGTTCCGCAATAAACCGACTACCGATGCCTTTGCGCTGGGAAGTGATGTTCAAGCGATTGCCGGCGCTACGATTACCTCTACGGCTGTTACCCGCATGGTAAAAATTGCCGTCGATGCCGCTTCTTCATATATGAGCAGTCAAGGACTTGGCGGCTCCGGCAGCGGAAACTAA